In a genomic window of Meleagris gallopavo isolate NT-WF06-2002-E0010 breed Aviagen turkey brand Nicholas breeding stock chromosome 1, Turkey_5.1, whole genome shotgun sequence:
- the LOC100540103 gene encoding secreted frizzled-related protein 2-like — translation MLLTVKILVFIVSGFLRVGTGFDIGLSTKCVVIPKEMDMCHEIGYSEMRLPNLMGHTSMAEVVLKSTTWQHLVHTDCHPHVRMFLCSLFAPICLDTFIHPCRSMCVGVRDSCAPVLACHGHAWPESLDCNRFPADEDMCLASLTKEYKYLHKVLPKPACQTCPAVEELFTHKRVPEVFCDSNFAVKVKLSKKRAVIGDQEYNIECHVEFITQGSLLPYETQHMIQQWLLINENCTQRMTQTHRPMVYLLVGKIEEGIILVNQIYRWQRRDSQLTLATQKWRYHKCL, via the exons ATGTTGTTGACTgtaaaaatacttgttttcatTGTGAGTGGTTTCCTAAGAGTGGGCACAGGCTTTGACATTGGATTATCCACCAAATGTGTAGTGATACCCAAGGAGATGGACATGTGCCACGAGATTGGATACTCCGAAATGAGGCTTCCCAACCTGATGGGACACACAAGCATGGCAGAGGTCGTCCTAAAATCCACCACCTGGCAGCACCTGGTGCACACGGACTGTCACCCTCATGTGAGGATGttcctgtgctctctgtttgcACCCATCTGCCTGGACAC GTTCATCCATCCCTGTAGGAGTATGTGTGTTGGTGTTCGGgacagctgtgctcctgtgctTGCCTGCCATGGGCACGCCTGGCCAGAAAGCCTGGACTGCAATCGGTTCCCTGCAGACGAGGACATGTGTCTGGCATCGCTTACAAAGGAATATAAATACTTGCACAAAG TCCTACCAAAGCCTGCATGCCAGACCTGCCCAGCAGTGGAGGAACTCTTTACACACAAAAGAGTTCCTGAAGTTTTCTGTGACAGTAATTTTG CAGTGAAAGTAAAGCTGTCCAAAAAAAGAGCAGTAATTGGCGACCAAGAGTACAACATTGAGTGCCATGTGGAATTCATTACCCAGGGCTCACTCTTGCCTTATGAAACTCAGCACATGATACAGCAGTGGCTGCTTATCAATGAAAATTGTACACAGAGGATGACTCAAACCCATCGTCCTATGGTGTATCTCCTTGTAGGGAAGATTGAGGAGGGTATCATTTTAGTAAATCAGATTTACCGCTGGCAGAGAAGGGACTCCCAGCTGACTTTGGCCACTCAGAAGTGGAGGTACCATAAATGCTTGTAG